The following proteins come from a genomic window of Paramicrobacterium humi:
- a CDS encoding VanZ family protein, giving the protein MANRRPLILIGIALAYALALAVVAFLPTPVDGGAAPFLERLITWSQARGMPWLTYGMLEFAANVAVFSPFGFLLALALGRRYWWLAIVLCPLASVAIEIAQYLLFPARVASARDVIANSSGALIGILLALPFVVTPVGAQNRSTKNRSPSQRS; this is encoded by the coding sequence CCGTCCGCTGATTCTGATCGGTATCGCGCTCGCGTACGCGCTGGCGCTCGCGGTCGTGGCTTTTCTCCCGACGCCAGTTGACGGAGGAGCTGCTCCGTTCCTGGAGCGGCTGATCACCTGGAGCCAGGCACGCGGCATGCCCTGGCTGACGTATGGAATGCTCGAGTTTGCCGCGAACGTCGCTGTGTTCTCACCGTTCGGCTTCCTCTTAGCCCTCGCATTAGGCCGCCGGTACTGGTGGCTCGCTATCGTGCTGTGTCCGCTCGCATCAGTGGCGATCGAGATCGCTCAGTATCTCCTGTTCCCTGCTCGAGTGGCTTCCGCCCGTGATGTCATAGCGAACTCGAGCGGGGCGTTGATCGGCATCCTCCTGGCGTTGCCCTTTGTCGTTACGCCCGTCGGCGCGCAAAACCGCTCAACTAAGAACCGCAGCCCTTCTCAGCGATCTTGA